A window from Branchiostoma floridae strain S238N-H82 chromosome 16, Bfl_VNyyK, whole genome shotgun sequence encodes these proteins:
- the LOC118403855 gene encoding beta-1,3-galactosyltransferase 1-like, whose protein sequence is MVFKWAFTFCPNAKYVLKTESNTFVNIFSLVHYLKRLRGASARSLLLGWVYNDSVPVRDPEGEDSQWYVSMDDFPRDTYPAYAGGFAYVMSNDMPRLLYETSLGTKYLFMDDIYVGICLEKLGIAPRHHGGFCHWDVEIDSCHYNWLIATKWADSPEKMRTFWKAITSKC, encoded by the coding sequence ATGGTTTTCAAATGGGCCTTCACGTTTTGCCCCAATGCGAAATACGTATTGAAAACAGAGTCGAACACGTTCGTGAACATCTTTAGCTTGGTTCACTACCTGAAGCGACTGCGTGGAGCCAGCGCTAGGAGCTTACTGCTGGGTTGGGTTTACAACGACTCGGTCCCAGTTCGTGACCCGGAGGGGGAGGACAGTCAATGGTACGTCTCCATGGACGACTTTCCCCGGGACACGTATCCTGCCTACGCGGGCGGTTTCGCCTACGTCATGTCTAACGATATGCCACGGCTTTTATACGAGACGTCTCTGGGCACAAAGTACTTGTTCATGGACGATATCTACGTCGGGATTTGTCTTGAGAAGCTGGGTATCGCTCCGCGCCATCACGGGGGGTTCTGTCACTGGGACGTGGAGATAGACTCGTGTCACTACAACTGGCTGATCGCGACGAAATGGGCCGACTCGCCGGAGAAAATGAGGACCTTCTGGAAGGCCATCACGTCGAAGTGTTAA
- the LOC118403828 gene encoding beta-1,3-galactosyltransferase 1-like, whose product MGVNLKMGNLRSGFNAVLLFSLMIACLHLLTLRQRMHQLERKMTSVRRGHDVVRRSLASREEPEIEPAEDVPAVEGLEEHFVAKNFEKHSEDITKEENLAGNALSNPQNPEERFVDNNLNKSPNLEERLSDKTLREPQYLSERLAEKTLSESQDLHNVSLVKMDVEKNTTLAPKTTTTTKALSKAVTTTTTAVQRPIASTPSMQATFQTTGPKINPHNFNFIINNPDKCGDGDVLLLILVTTTPQGQVQRETIRKTWGNESNIPGVIFKTVFAIGHTDDAAAQAALVEENDKFKDIIQEDFVDSYHNLTLKTVMCWKWAFQYCPQARFIMKADDDTFVNIFSIARHLIGLHKAHVRRHVTGWVYVDTKPIRDPMSQWNKWYVKYEDYPRDSYPKYPCGFAYVISNDFTKVLYETSETIKYLFLEDAFLGLCMEKLGVEPVHHGGFVPWYTHIDSCQFDWLMASHWVKAYEYMWYLWNTLTSC is encoded by the coding sequence ATGGGAGTAAACCTTAAGATGGGGAACCTCCGGTCCGGGTTTAACGCCGTCCTGCTCTTCAGTCTGATGATCGCCTGTCTCCACCTCCTCACGCTGCGACAGCGCATGCACCAACTGGAGAGGAAGATGACGTCAGTTAGGCGCGGACATGACGTAGTACGCAGGAGCCTCGCGTCACGAGAGGAACCGGAAATCGAGCCGGCTGAGGACGTCCCAGCAGTCGAGGGTCTTGAAGAACATTTCGTCGCCAAGAACTTTGAAAAACACAGTGAAGATATTACAAAGGAAGAAAACTTAGCTGGCAATGCACTGAGTAATCCACAAAATCCTGAAGAGCGTTTCGTTGACAATAATCTTAACAAGTCACCAAATCTTGAAGAGCGTCTCTCGGATAAGACCTTAAGAGAACCACAATATCTTTCAGAGCGTCTCGCGGAAAAGACATTGAGTGAATCACAAGATCTACACAACGTTTCCTTGGTGAAAATGGACGTGGAAAAGAATACAACACTCGCTCCAAAGACGACAACAACTACTAAAGCACTTTCTAAAGCCGTAACAACTACAACAACAGCCGTCCAGAGACCCATAGCTTCGACTCCATCCATGCAAGCGACATTCCAAACAACCGGGCCCAAAATCAATCCCCACAACTTCAACTTCATCATCAACAACCCTGACAAGTGTGGGGATGGAGACGTTCTTCTACTTATCCTCGTCACCACGACCCCCCAGGGGCAGGTACAACGGGAAACCATCCGTAAAACCTGGGGCAACGAGTCCAACATCCCCGGCGTCATCTTTAAAACGGTATTCGCCATCGGACACACGGACGACGCGGCCGCGCAAGCCGCTCTTGTGGAGGAAAACGACAAGTTCAAGGACATCATACAGGAAGATTTTGTCGACTCGTACCACAACTTGACCTTGAAGACGGTGATGTGTTGGAAGTGGGCTTTCCAGTACTGTCCCCAGGCTCGCTTCATCATGAAGGCCGATGACGACACCTTCGTCAACATCTTCAGCATAGCGCGGCATCTGATTGGTCTACACAAGGCACACGTCAGACGCCACGTGACTGGGTGGGTGTACGTGGACACCAAGCCTATCCGCGATCCCATGAGCCAATGGAACAAGTGGTACGTCAAGTACGAGGACTACCCACGTGACTCCTATCCCAAGTATCCTTGCGGCTTTGCTTACGTCATCTCCAATGACTTCACCAAGGTTCTGTACGAGACTTCTGAGACGATCAAGTATCTTTTCTTAGAGGACGCGTTTCTTGGACTTTGTATGGAGAAACTTGGTGTTGAGCCTGTGCATCACGGGGGGTTCGTACCCTGGTATACCCACATAGACTCCTGTCAGTTCGACTGGCTCATGGCGTCGCACTGGGTGAAGGCTTATGAATACATGTGGTACTTATGGAACACGCTCACGAGCTGCTGA